In Streptomyces sp. HUAS ZL42, the DNA window CTCCAGGACGAGTACCGCGCCGCCCTCGCCCATGACGAACCCGTCACGGTCGGCGTCGAAGGGACGCGAGGCGTGGGCGGGATCGTCGTTGTTCGGGGACGTGGCCTTGATCGCGTCGAAGCAGGCCATGGTGATCGGTGAGATCGGCGAGTCCGAGGCGCCGGCTATGCAGACGTCGGCCCTGCCCTCTTCGATCGTGTGGAAGGCGTATCCCACCGCGTCGAGGCCCGAGGTGCAGCCCGTGGAGACGGTCTGCACCGGCCCGCGCGCCTCGAACCGCTCCGCCACCGACGAGGCGAGGGTGCTGGGCGAGAACGCGCGGTGCAGATGCGGGCCCGCTTCCCTGGGGTCCACGTCCCAGCGCCGGCCGCGGTTGCTGACCAGCACGTAGTCGTTCTCCAGCCGGGTGGTGCCGCCGACCGCCGTGCCCAGGGAGACCCCGACCCGCCAGGGGTTCTCCCGGGCGAGGTCGAGCCCGGCGTCGCGTATCGCCTCCTCCCCGGCGACCAGGGCGAACTGGATGTACCGGTCGCACCGTGCGATCTCTTCCGCCTCCAGACCGTGGGCGGCCGGGTCGAAGTCGCACTCGGCGGCGATCCGCGAACGCAGGCCGGACGGGTCGAAGAAGGTGATGCCCCGCGTCGCGGTGCGCCCGTTGGCCAGGAGCTCCCAGAACGCCGGTACACCGATGCCGCCCGGCGCGACTATGCCTATGCCGGTGACCGCCACGCGCCTGGTCATGATCGGACCTGTCGTCGTTCGGTCGCCCGGACCGCATCCACGCGAGCTCCCTCCGCCGCGACCGGCACGGCGTCGTTCTCCTCGGTGTCGACGTGGCCGAGCGGGGGGCTCGGGGCCAGTGGGCCGAGGTGGAAGACGATGCGGGCCTCCACGTTGCCGACGTTGCGGAAGCGGTGCCGCATGTGGGCGGGGATCATGAGCCCCTGCTCGGGTTGCAGCGGCTGGGGCTCGCCGTCCAGGTCGACCTCCAGCTGCCCGCAGACGACGTACACGAACTCCTCGGAGTAAGGGTGGTAGTGCTCACCGATGCGGTCGCCGGGCTGCACGATGGCCACACCCATGAAACCGCTGGTTGAGCCGACCGTGGTGGGGGTGAGCATGGCGCGCAGATCGCCGCCGCGCCGAGTGTTGGGCTCGACGTCGCTGAGATCCACGATTCTGGGACGAGGTTTGGTCACGACGTTGCTCCGATCGTGTGCTGTGTCGACATGGGGGCCGCGGCCGCCGGCCGGTTCAGGCCTCGGGAGAGCGCCGGTCGGTGACGAGTTCCATGCGGGCGAGCGTGAGGAGGTGGGCGGGGGAGCCGTCCTTCAACGCCGAGGCGTTCGTACCGAGGGCGCCGGCGTCCAGGAGTGCCGTCACCTCGGCCGCCTGACCGCGGTCCGTGAAGCCGAGCACCGGTCCGGGGTCGGCGTCGAGGCCACCACGCACGTCGATCAGCCGCACCACGACGTCGTCGCGCTGGAAGACCGTGCTGCGCAGCACTGGGCTGTGCGGATCGTCCGCCGCCGCCTCGTCGTGCTGGGCGAGCAACTCGGCCAGCCGCATGCCGCCGCCCTCGCGGGCCGGGTAGTACAACGCGTGCCGCACGGCGTCCGGGCTCTCCTGGCCCGCCGTCACATGGTGTACGGCGGGCAGCGCCGCGCGGGTGAAGAAGACGCGGGCGGACTCGGGATCGTTGAGGTCCCGGTCCTGCTCCAGATAGGGGTTGATGGCCTCCTCCACGGCCCGCACCTCGGGCTGCCGTGCCACGTAGCGCAGCGCGGCGAGCAGGTCGCCCCGCACCTCGATGGCACGCACCACCCGGTTGCCGTGCATGAACAGGGAGGTGCGGCACAGGCGGGTGTTGTCGTCGACCTGCGGCTCGGGGGAGGCGTAGTCGGCGAGGATCTTGGCGACGACCTCCTCACTGCCCGGCTTGACCGTGAAGGTGAGCGCGTGACGGATCGTGCCGTCCCCGATCCGGGGCGACGCCTGCAGCCGGCGCTGCCCGGGCGCGGCGTCCGCCGCCGGCCCGCCGGTCTCGCGGACGACGTGGAAGCGGAGCGACCTGGTGTCCCGGACACAGCTGTGCAGCGGCTCCACCATCCGT includes these proteins:
- a CDS encoding cupin domain-containing protein, producing the protein MTKPRPRIVDLSDVEPNTRRGGDLRAMLTPTTVGSTSGFMGVAIVQPGDRIGEHYHPYSEEFVYVVCGQLEVDLDGEPQPLQPEQGLMIPAHMRHRFRNVGNVEARIVFHLGPLAPSPPLGHVDTEENDAVPVAAEGARVDAVRATERRQVRS
- a CDS encoding beta-ketoacyl synthase, with product MTRRVAVTGIGIVAPGGIGVPAFWELLANGRTATRGITFFDPSGLRSRIAAECDFDPAAHGLEAEEIARCDRYIQFALVAGEEAIRDAGLDLARENPWRVGVSLGTAVGGTTRLENDYVLVSNRGRRWDVDPREAGPHLHRAFSPSTLASSVAERFEARGPVQTVSTGCTSGLDAVGYAFHTIEEGRADVCIAGASDSPISPITMACFDAIKATSPNNDDPAHASRPFDADRDGFVMGEGGAVLVLEELEHAQARGARVYCELSGYATFGNAYHMTGLTSEGLEMARAIEEALDHARLDGTAIDYVNAHGSGTKQNDRHETAAVKRALGQHAYATPMSSIKSMVGHSLGAIGAIEVAACVLAMVHQVVPPTANYETPDPECDLDYVPRVARERKLNSVLSVGSGFGGFQSAVVLTRPREKAR
- a CDS encoding SchA/CurD-like domain-containing protein, translating into MTTTSAPASEPLTRQVSQRVSQSVFDGSRLRVVLLVDVYDGAQQQFLEAYEQLCNQVASVPGHVSDQLCQSIENPSQWLITSEWESAPPFLTWVNSEEHVRMVEPLHSCVRDTRSLRFHVVRETGGPAADAAPGQRRLQASPRIGDGTIRHALTFTVKPGSEEVVAKILADYASPEPQVDDNTRLCRTSLFMHGNRVVRAIEVRGDLLAALRYVARQPEVRAVEEAINPYLEQDRDLNDPESARVFFTRAALPAVHHVTAGQESPDAVRHALYYPAREGGGMRLAELLAQHDEAAADDPHSPVLRSTVFQRDDVVVRLIDVRGGLDADPGPVLGFTDRGQAAEVTALLDAGALGTNASALKDGSPAHLLTLARMELVTDRRSPEA